One genomic region from Candidatus Endomicrobiellum trichonymphae encodes:
- the fabZ gene encoding 3-hydroxyacyl-ACP dehydratase FabZ — protein sequence MGVEMDNNIKNTKSTGTEKILSTEEILKCIPHRYPFLLIDKVKINTTDLSKVVGYKCVSGNENFFQGHFPGMPIMPGVLILEAMAQTSCVMFLSRPEMKGCLAYFMSIGNAKFRRPVKPGDILELCVEVLKDSGRRGKMKGRAHVDEKLVAEAEFSFIIVDRE from the coding sequence ATGGGGGTAGAAATGGACAATAATATTAAAAATACAAAATCGACAGGAACCGAAAAAATATTAAGTACTGAGGAAATTTTAAAGTGTATACCTCATAGGTATCCATTTCTGCTGATTGATAAAGTTAAGATAAATACAACGGATCTCTCAAAAGTCGTAGGATATAAGTGCGTAAGCGGGAATGAGAATTTCTTTCAAGGGCATTTTCCGGGAATGCCGATAATGCCCGGCGTTTTAATTCTTGAAGCGATGGCGCAGACGTCGTGTGTTATGTTTCTTTCACGCCCTGAAATGAAAGGATGTCTTGCGTATTTTATGTCTATAGGCAACGCAAAATTTCGCAGACCGGTAAAACCTGGAGATATTCTTGAGCTGTGCGTAGAGGTATTAAAAGACAGCGGAAGACGCGGTAAGATGAAAGGCAGAGCTCATGTTGACGAAAAATTGGTAGCAGAAGCTGAATTTTCATTTATTATTGTTGACAGAGAGTAA
- a CDS encoding UDP-3-O-acyl-N-acetylglucosamine deacetylase, translated as MILIGDIYLAGKPIKAKIVAEKPGHQNNIVFVKEFLKKAVKSYGGRNGQ; from the coding sequence TTGATTTTGATAGGCGATATATATTTGGCGGGAAAACCTATAAAAGCTAAGATAGTTGCTGAAAAACCGGGACATCAGAATAATATAGTTTTTGTAAAAGAATTTTTGAAAAAGGCAGTCAAAAGCTATGGGGGTAGAAATGGACAATAA
- a CDS encoding UDP-3-O-acyl-N-acetylglucosamine deacetylase has translation MKEFDALREYYALKKPMHFEAGKTRISAYPSDHLEIKCIIGFDHQFLRFQQMSLKDLNDIAPAKAFYFDYEIEALKKKGLAFLGGSMDNAIVIALDGVQNEGLLRYNNEFVRHKILDFDRRYIFGGKTYKS, from the coding sequence GTGAAAGAATTTGACGCTCTCAGAGAGTATTATGCTCTCAAAAAGCCTATGCATTTTGAAGCTGGAAAAACTAGAATATCCGCATATCCGTCGGATCATCTTGAAATAAAATGTATTATAGGTTTTGACCATCAGTTTTTGCGTTTTCAGCAGATGTCTTTAAAAGACTTAAACGATATTGCTCCGGCAAAAGCTTTCTACTTTGATTACGAGATAGAAGCACTCAAAAAGAAAGGGCTTGCTTTTTTGGGCGGATCTATGGATAATGCTATAGTCATAGCTTTAGACGGAGTACAGAATGAAGGGTTGTTGCGTTACAACAACGAATTTGTAAGACATAAAATCCTTGATTTTGATAGGCGATATATATTTGGCGGGAAAACCTATAAAAGCTAA
- the bamA gene encoding outer membrane protein assembly factor BamA yields the protein MRTLLVLVLTSILTLFSTYTYAGTVIISDVLIEGLKNVKLISVLSVVNLKKGKCYSSVAARKDVRSILEMGCFDNVEIRFDNISGNLTFVVTEKPYVERIAFNGNLEFSEGKLKRESVLKEKNYYDFSKLEETKKKISSLYGDEGYADCKIEVYPSTDLDTNRMTITFLITENNRIVVEEVKVKGMFFFKEKEILKLMNTNPGKMFREDIYQTDLKSIEMFYKSNGFIDYKFVSPTVVYNAVRTKMFLTLNISEGSRYKISSITYDGNSIVDSKEIEKTIKFKKGQIFNQDKIIEAMNLIYKLYYERRYTCAKIIPHFNKDIDGGIVDVNLSIEENSTLYVGNIYIGGLLSTRDQVIRRELLIKPGEVLTSGNLHRSIEKIYNLGFVSNVEHQLFATDNPDVVDLKILITEKDFSGKIGGGIGYSSDNQLVASAQIQHPNIFGLGQKLSLLGEFCKKKQDYEIEWIEPYIFDKNMSLILNAFNVKKNMNYSSSKDHTYKENRIGFLIKAGHKINNYMSLLFGYSYEHVKLLDISPSLELKIKEELDFAKERDKPSSIFTQFIYDLRDYVFNPSRGSIHIADLYLASDLLGGNVNFVKGIVKSKWFFPTFWKFILSVSLQNGVIIPYKKNQSKIPIYDRFYLGGSDTIRGYALRTEIGSLKGSTIMGFMNIEYKFPIVFYKGRELIQGIIFYDIGGSWGNYCNINLVWGSKKENVHSGIGFGIKIMVPLIPLKIEWGYGLNHEKAKRQSQVYFSFGDN from the coding sequence ATGAGAACTCTTTTAGTTTTGGTTTTGACATCTATTCTAACTCTGTTTTCCACATACACTTATGCAGGCACTGTCATAATTTCAGATGTTTTAATCGAGGGGCTGAAAAATGTAAAACTAATAAGCGTTTTGTCAGTTGTAAATCTTAAAAAAGGTAAATGCTATTCAAGCGTTGCAGCAAGAAAAGATGTCCGTTCAATTCTGGAAATGGGTTGTTTTGATAATGTTGAAATTCGGTTTGATAATATCAGTGGAAATCTCACTTTTGTTGTTACGGAGAAACCGTATGTAGAGCGTATTGCTTTCAACGGCAATTTGGAGTTTTCCGAAGGAAAGCTTAAAAGAGAGAGCGTGTTAAAGGAAAAAAATTACTATGATTTTTCAAAGCTTGAAGAGACAAAGAAAAAGATAAGCTCTTTATACGGAGATGAAGGTTATGCCGATTGCAAGATTGAAGTTTATCCTAGTACTGATTTGGACACGAATAGAATGACGATAACTTTTCTTATAACTGAAAATAACAGAATCGTTGTCGAAGAAGTTAAAGTTAAAGGCATGTTTTTTTTTAAAGAGAAAGAAATTCTTAAACTTATGAATACAAATCCGGGAAAAATGTTTAGGGAAGATATTTATCAGACAGATTTAAAGTCAATAGAAATGTTTTATAAGAGTAACGGTTTTATTGACTATAAGTTTGTTTCTCCAACAGTTGTGTATAATGCCGTCAGAACGAAGATGTTTCTGACTTTAAATATCAGTGAAGGCAGCAGATACAAAATAAGTTCCATAACTTATGACGGTAATTCTATCGTTGATAGTAAAGAAATAGAAAAAACAATTAAATTTAAAAAAGGCCAGATTTTTAACCAAGATAAAATTATTGAAGCAATGAACCTCATCTACAAACTTTATTACGAGAGAAGATATACGTGTGCAAAGATTATTCCGCATTTTAATAAAGACATTGATGGCGGAATTGTTGATGTAAATTTATCAATCGAAGAAAATTCAACTCTTTATGTGGGAAATATTTACATTGGCGGACTTCTTTCGACAAGAGACCAAGTTATAAGAAGAGAACTCCTTATAAAACCCGGAGAAGTGTTAACAAGTGGAAATCTGCATAGAAGTATTGAAAAAATTTACAATTTGGGATTTGTCAGCAATGTAGAACATCAACTGTTTGCTACCGACAACCCTGATGTTGTAGATTTAAAGATTTTAATTACTGAGAAAGACTTCAGTGGCAAGATTGGCGGTGGTATCGGATATTCTTCGGATAATCAACTTGTCGCATCGGCGCAAATTCAGCATCCTAATATATTTGGCTTGGGACAAAAATTAAGCTTATTGGGGGAATTTTGTAAAAAAAAGCAGGATTATGAAATAGAATGGATAGAACCCTATATTTTTGATAAAAACATGAGTTTGATTTTAAACGCATTTAATGTTAAAAAAAATATGAATTATAGCAGTAGTAAAGATCATACATACAAAGAAAACAGGATAGGATTTTTGATAAAAGCTGGGCATAAAATCAATAATTACATGAGTTTGTTATTCGGATATAGTTATGAACATGTTAAGCTTTTAGATATAAGTCCGTCTTTAGAATTAAAAATTAAAGAAGAATTGGATTTTGCAAAAGAAAGAGATAAACCATCGAGCATTTTTACTCAATTTATATATGATTTGAGAGATTATGTTTTTAATCCTTCAAGAGGAAGCATACATATTGCAGATTTATATCTGGCAAGCGATTTGTTGGGCGGGAATGTAAATTTTGTTAAAGGAATTGTCAAGTCAAAGTGGTTTTTTCCTACATTTTGGAAATTTATATTAAGTGTTAGTTTACAAAATGGCGTAATTATACCATACAAAAAAAATCAGTCAAAAATTCCTATTTACGATAGGTTTTACTTAGGTGGTTCAGATACTATAAGAGGGTATGCTTTAAGAACTGAAATCGGCTCCCTAAAAGGCAGTACAATTATGGGATTTATGAATATTGAGTATAAATTTCCGATAGTTTTTTATAAAGGGAGAGAATTAATTCAGGGCATAATATTCTATGACATAGGCGGAAGTTGGGGAAATTATTGCAATATAAATTTAGTTTGGGGGAGTAAGAAGGAAAATGTTCATTCGGGTATAGGCTTTGGAATAAAGATTATGGTTCCCCTGATTCCTTTAAAGATTGAGTGGGGATATGGGTTAAATCATGAAAAAGCGAAAAGACAGTCTCAAGTTTATTTTTCTTTCGGAGATAATTGA
- the mnmG gene encoding tRNA uridine-5-carboxymethylaminomethyl(34) synthesis enzyme MnmG, producing MSVRGFVVGFSMERKYNVAVVGAGHAGCEASLACARMGLKTLIITLNADSMARMPCNPAVGGIAKGQMVREIDAMGGEIGRITDRAGLQFKMLNSSRGPAVWSPRAQCDKELYSVLMSKSVQNQQNLEILQSEATSLTVKNGKVCGVKILTGETIEADAVVITTGTFLKGTIHLGKMHFNGGRFNEVSALYLSKSLIEDCGLKLGRFKTTTTPRINSRSIDYSKMTEQFGDEKPVPFSYSTKVEEWRKNLKQLSCWLTYTNPITHKIVSDNLGLSSIYIGEVNSKSPRYCPSIEEKIERYPEKTSHHVFVEPEGYNTNEVYLNGLYTGLPFNLQQQMINSIVGLENAKVIRYGYAIEYDYSSPLQIKKTLETKTVKNLFLGGQINGTTGYEEAAAQGFVAGVNAGLKVLGKTPFILERNESYIGILVDDITTKGMDEPYRMFTSRAEYRLSIRNDNADLRLMDAGHSIGLISDKAYKKFELYRKAFTDICENNAENLPDDEDLSPWSIEKAKEEVYIHKKYEGYIEIQNKMINKMKKSKDRKIPEDFDYNKLKSLSAETKQRLFEVRPQTIGQASRICAIKPSDIAILTVYLEKQKKERKQKNITK from the coding sequence ATGTCAGTCAGAGGTTTTGTAGTAGGATTTTCAATGGAAAGAAAATACAATGTAGCAGTAGTCGGAGCCGGACATGCCGGCTGTGAAGCTTCTTTAGCATGCGCAAGAATGGGATTGAAAACTCTTATAATCACGTTAAATGCCGATTCAATGGCAAGAATGCCCTGCAATCCGGCCGTCGGTGGTATCGCAAAAGGACAAATGGTAAGAGAAATTGATGCTATGGGCGGCGAAATAGGACGGATAACGGACCGCGCAGGGTTGCAGTTTAAAATGTTAAACAGTTCAAGAGGTCCCGCGGTTTGGTCTCCGAGGGCACAATGCGACAAAGAACTCTATTCTGTTTTAATGTCAAAATCCGTACAAAATCAGCAAAACCTCGAAATACTGCAGTCTGAGGCCACATCTTTGACGGTAAAGAACGGAAAAGTCTGCGGAGTAAAAATACTCACCGGAGAAACTATAGAAGCGGATGCCGTCGTAATAACTACGGGAACTTTTTTAAAAGGCACGATACATCTTGGCAAAATGCATTTTAACGGCGGAAGATTTAACGAAGTATCTGCTCTGTATCTTTCAAAATCGCTAATTGAAGACTGCGGACTGAAGCTTGGAAGATTTAAAACGACCACAACGCCGAGAATCAACAGCCGTTCAATAGATTATTCAAAAATGACTGAGCAGTTCGGCGACGAGAAACCCGTCCCTTTCTCTTATTCTACAAAAGTTGAAGAATGGAGAAAAAATCTGAAACAGCTCTCCTGCTGGCTCACATACACAAATCCAATAACGCACAAAATAGTCAGCGACAATCTCGGACTTTCATCTATTTACATCGGCGAAGTAAACAGCAAAAGTCCTAGGTACTGTCCCTCGATAGAAGAAAAAATAGAACGCTATCCCGAAAAAACAAGCCATCACGTCTTTGTAGAGCCGGAAGGATACAACACTAATGAAGTTTATCTTAACGGACTCTATACAGGACTCCCTTTTAATTTGCAGCAGCAAATGATAAATTCAATAGTAGGTCTTGAAAACGCAAAAGTAATAAGATACGGATATGCTATTGAATACGATTATTCAAGTCCTTTACAGATAAAAAAGACTTTGGAAACAAAAACTGTTAAAAATCTTTTCTTGGGTGGGCAAATAAACGGAACGACAGGCTATGAAGAAGCGGCAGCGCAAGGTTTTGTCGCGGGCGTAAATGCCGGTCTCAAAGTTTTAGGGAAAACTCCGTTTATCCTTGAAAGAAATGAATCATATATAGGAATACTCGTAGACGATATAACTACAAAAGGGATGGACGAGCCTTACAGAATGTTTACTTCCAGGGCAGAGTATAGACTTTCAATAAGAAATGACAACGCCGATTTAAGGCTTATGGATGCAGGACATTCAATAGGTCTTATATCAGACAAGGCATATAAAAAATTCGAACTATACAGAAAAGCATTTACAGATATATGTGAAAACAATGCGGAAAACCTGCCAGACGATGAGGATTTGTCTCCATGGTCTATTGAAAAAGCAAAAGAAGAAGTTTATATTCACAAAAAATATGAAGGCTACATTGAAATTCAAAATAAAATGATAAATAAAATGAAAAAAAGCAAAGACCGCAAAATCCCAGAAGATTTTGATTACAATAAACTCAAATCACTTTCTGCAGAAACAAAACAAAGACTTTTTGAAGTACGCCCGCAGACGATAGGACAGGCTTCGAGAATATGCGCAATAAAACCATCCGATATAGCAATATTGACCGTATACCTTGAAAAACAGAAAAAAGAAAGGAAACAAAAAAACATAACAAAATAA
- a CDS encoding SemiSWEET family sugar transporter yields the protein MTFLKILGYTAGFISMTSFIPQVYKTWKVKSAKDVSIQMFIIYSTSTFLWIVYGIKSDPVQYPICVPNTIVLFLSIAQVILKIKYDRAEKNAQK from the coding sequence ATGACTTTTCTTAAGATTTTAGGTTACACTGCAGGTTTCATTTCTATGACATCTTTCATACCGCAAGTTTATAAAACTTGGAAAGTTAAATCCGCAAAGGATGTTTCAATTCAAATGTTCATCATCTATTCTACAAGTACTTTCTTATGGATAGTTTACGGCATAAAATCTGATCCTGTTCAATATCCAATTTGCGTGCCAAACACGATAGTACTCTTTCTTTCAATTGCCCAAGTTATCTTAAAAATAAAATACGACAGAGCGGAGAAGAATGCTCAGAAATAG
- the rsmG gene encoding 16S rRNA (guanine(527)-N(7))-methyltransferase RsmG → MSDFIENETLFTEFEHYAVKNVIPFFSKETRKKFETYFYELNKWNKKFNLISFKNVRDLVYRHFCDSLYSAKAISDILTVYRLSIYSKRKRKREGAGRKQKSAESAFKVADLGTGSGMPGIPVKIALPCIKLTLIESITKKCRFLNNINNKLGFNTEILNKRAEEIGQNTSYRQQYDFILSRAVSKLSPNLEISIPLLKIGGYFIVHKTKKSAESSKDGLQSAENALKHLGAKLERTIYYNLPEYESDYCILIFKKHKDTPANFPRKSGIPEKNPL, encoded by the coding sequence ATGTCTGACTTTATAGAAAATGAAACGCTTTTCACTGAATTTGAACATTATGCCGTAAAAAATGTTATACCTTTTTTTTCAAAAGAAACACGTAAAAAATTTGAGACATATTTTTATGAACTTAACAAGTGGAATAAAAAGTTTAATCTCATTTCATTTAAAAACGTAAGAGATTTAGTATATAGACATTTTTGCGACTCTCTCTACAGTGCAAAAGCCATAAGCGATATTTTAACGGTATATCGACTATCTATTTATTCAAAGAGAAAAAGAAAAAGAGAGGGTGCAGGCAGAAAACAAAAGTCGGCAGAAAGTGCGTTTAAGGTTGCCGACTTAGGAACAGGTTCAGGAATGCCGGGAATACCTGTAAAAATTGCTCTTCCATGCATTAAACTTACATTGATTGAATCGATAACAAAAAAATGCAGGTTTCTCAATAATATAAATAACAAACTTGGATTTAATACAGAAATATTAAATAAAAGAGCTGAAGAAATAGGACAAAACACGTCTTACAGACAACAATATGACTTTATCTTATCAAGAGCCGTAAGCAAGCTCTCCCCTAATCTTGAAATTTCAATACCGCTTCTAAAAATCGGCGGATACTTTATAGTCCATAAAACAAAAAAATCAGCAGAAAGTTCAAAAGATGGGCTTCAGTCAGCAGAAAATGCGCTTAAACATTTAGGAGCAAAGCTCGAACGGACAATATATTATAATCTGCCGGAATACGAATCTGATTATTGTATTTTGATTTTCAAGAAACACAAAGACACTCCGGCAAACTTTCCCCGCAAATCAGGCATTCCTGAAAAAAACCCGTTATAA
- a CDS encoding RluA family pseudouridine synthase has protein sequence MQEKIIYEKFERERADSYLASIYKDYSRSYFQKLTDRQRVFVNDKIIPVSHKLKRGDIITIEFEKEEKLQIKPEKIKIDIIYEDDDIVVVNKRSGIVVHPSYGHLSGTLLNALMGYSAGKYNPYLVHRLDKDTSGVIVFAKTEKAKISISKQLQKRVVKKIYYAAVKGVIAENRGIIKAPLGRSPKNRKLVSVNPLAKKAAITEFKVIERKDDYTLLKVRIITGRTHQIRSHMKYINHPVIGDKQYGGPETIGLKRCERQMLHAHNITFTHPSTSKTVKFIAQLPNDMKEIFKLAN, from the coding sequence ATGCAGGAAAAAATAATATATGAAAAATTTGAAAGAGAGAGAGCAGATTCTTATTTGGCTTCGATATATAAAGATTATTCCCGCTCTTATTTTCAAAAACTTACGGACAGGCAAAGAGTTTTTGTAAACGATAAAATTATTCCTGTAAGCCATAAATTAAAACGCGGAGATATTATAACGATTGAATTTGAAAAAGAAGAGAAACTTCAAATAAAGCCTGAAAAGATAAAGATTGACATTATATACGAAGATGATGATATTGTTGTCGTAAATAAGCGGTCCGGTATTGTAGTTCACCCGTCTTACGGTCATCTGTCGGGAACTCTGCTCAATGCTTTAATGGGGTATTCTGCTGGTAAATATAATCCTTATTTGGTTCACAGACTTGACAAAGATACTTCGGGAGTCATTGTTTTTGCAAAGACTGAAAAAGCTAAAATAAGCATTTCAAAACAGCTTCAGAAAAGAGTTGTAAAGAAAATATATTATGCCGCTGTTAAAGGCGTTATTGCCGAAAACAGAGGAATAATAAAAGCGCCGCTTGGAAGATCTCCTAAAAATAGAAAACTTGTATCGGTAAATCCTCTTGCGAAAAAGGCAGCTATTACAGAATTTAAAGTCATTGAAAGAAAAGACGATTACACTTTGCTGAAAGTAAGAATTATTACCGGCAGGACGCATCAGATAAGAAGTCATATGAAATATATAAACCACCCGGTTATAGGCGATAAACAGTACGGCGGACCGGAAACAATTGGCTTAAAAAGATGTGAAAGGCAAATGCTGCATGCACATAATATAACTTTTACGCATCCGTCGACTTCAAAAACCGTTAAATTTATAGCGCAGCTTCCTAATGATATGAAAGAAATATTTAAATTGGCAAATTAA
- the lgt gene encoding prolipoprotein diacylglyceryl transferase, translated as MADERYNMHPILFTFGNFTIHTYGFSVATAFATAIFYLSYSIKKSKEKIISQDDLYSLVMYIMVFSVAGARLFFVFTDLNEFILYPLGIFKIWQGGLVYYGGFIASIIFAITYAKRKKIHLLKLGDFFAPALALGHALGRIGCFFAGCCYGKESSLPWAVAFINEHSLAVRGKPLHPTQLYEAFANLLLFVFLYFYSKKGHKSGVSFAVYITGYAVLRFIIEFFRGDYRGVQYFDFSVSQIISVFLFTAGVFIICRKK; from the coding sequence TTGGCAGACGAAAGGTATAATATGCATCCGATTCTTTTCACGTTTGGGAATTTTACAATACATACTTACGGTTTTTCCGTGGCTACAGCTTTTGCCACGGCGATTTTCTATCTTTCGTATTCAATAAAAAAATCAAAAGAAAAAATTATTTCGCAAGATGATTTATACTCTTTGGTTATGTATATTATGGTTTTCAGCGTAGCGGGAGCGAGACTTTTTTTTGTTTTTACTGATTTGAATGAATTTATTTTATATCCGCTGGGTATTTTTAAGATATGGCAGGGCGGTCTTGTTTATTACGGAGGCTTTATCGCTTCAATAATTTTTGCGATTACATACGCTAAAAGGAAAAAAATACATTTGCTTAAATTAGGCGATTTTTTTGCCCCGGCTTTAGCTTTGGGACATGCCTTAGGAAGAATCGGCTGTTTTTTTGCCGGTTGTTGTTACGGAAAAGAGAGCAGTCTTCCATGGGCGGTGGCGTTTATTAACGAACATTCTTTGGCTGTCAGGGGAAAGCCTCTGCATCCGACACAGCTTTATGAAGCTTTTGCAAATCTTTTATTATTTGTATTTTTATATTTTTATTCTAAGAAGGGACATAAGTCTGGCGTCTCTTTTGCAGTTTATATTACAGGTTATGCGGTTTTGAGATTTATTATTGAGTTTTTCAGGGGCGATTACAGAGGGGTGCAGTATTTTGATTTTTCTGTATCGCAGATAATATCTGTTTTTTTGTTTACAGCTGGAGTTTTTATAATATGCAGGAAAAAATAA
- the lspA gene encoding signal peptidase II translates to MKAPFLIGIIMFILDQLTKILVDRFIIYASSVNVISFLDFFNIVNVYNTGAAFGIFRGRNSFFALIVFLFLTALSGWLYKNWNKLHKIQIYAFCLIISGGLGNLTDRLLRGAVVDFLDFGINSLRWPAFNVADSCIFIALVLILADILVFGRRKV, encoded by the coding sequence ATGAAAGCGCCGTTTTTGATAGGCATTATTATGTTTATTTTAGATCAACTTACAAAAATTTTGGTGGATAGATTTATAATCTATGCTTCTTCAGTCAACGTTATTTCGTTTCTTGATTTTTTCAATATTGTAAACGTTTATAACACAGGAGCGGCTTTCGGCATATTTCGCGGCAGGAATTCATTCTTTGCGCTTATAGTGTTTTTGTTTTTAACTGCTCTGTCGGGATGGCTTTATAAAAACTGGAATAAACTGCATAAAATTCAAATATATGCTTTCTGCCTTATTATTTCAGGGGGTCTTGGTAATCTTACAGACAGATTACTGCGTGGTGCTGTTGTGGATTTTCTTGATTTCGGGATTAATTCGTTAAGATGGCCTGCGTTTAATGTCGCAGATTCCTGTATTTTTATAGCGTTGGTTCTTATTCTTGCTGATATTCTGGTGTTTGGCAGACGAAAGGTATAA